One segment of Cutaneotrichosporon cavernicola HIS019 DNA, chromosome: 4 DNA contains the following:
- a CDS encoding uncharacterized protein (Helicase associated domain (HA2) Add an annotation), with protein sequence MDLKQYINDNVVRMFGSSDSATVDFVHSMAMSAKTPGDLYNSLLGIGLDATPEAQQFATQVHSLVPRKSKPKAPKAQSKANTQKFSLIMDDDEPSSSKKKKSSKKDKDGDRDNGAVKLGRSSRKRETEGNWESDPEDYEPPKRARFESPPRDEEPEEPPVPEETEEERLERERQDDLAERDAFAERMKNKDKDRTRKITVDRGGDEEQARRMALADDPESRQAVMGDLRLRSRQEYLKKREAQQLDLLKLEVQDEKNLFRGQKLSKREIEEHERKVELIRIMEERQKIDDGTDGYMLPDDYITEQGRLDSKKRKNALYQRYEERKVKGADGEFVTDIDQWEESQREKTSLVTGALDKEIIEDEYDYVFDEAQGIQFLQEGKMDGTLTVEAQALLNQVAEAEKKAQSIEETRKSLPIYDFRDELLDAIRDHQVLIVVAETGSGKTTQLPQYLHEAGYTQGGLKVGCTQPRRVAAMSVAARVAEEMGVRLGQECGYSVRFEDMTCDKTVLKYMTDGMLLREFLTDPELSTYSAIIIDEAHERTLSTDILFGLVKDIARFRPELKLLISSATMNAQKFSAFFDEAPIFDVPGRRFPVDMFYTQQPEANYIHAAVTTILQIHTTQPKGDILLFLTGQDEIEACEENLKETMYALGDKVPELIVAPIYANLPTELQTKIFEPTPEGARKVVLATNIAETSITIDGVVYVIDPGFVKQNNYNPKTGMSSLVVEPISRASAQQRAGRAGRVGPGKAFRLYTKWAFRNELPQDTIPEIQRTNLAMVVLMLKSLGINDILNFDFLDKPPAETIIRSFEMLYALGALNHKGELTRLGRRMAEFPVDPMLSKAIIGSEVYKCTHEVLIIVSMVQESGSLLFRPKDKRVHADKAHKNFQKPGGDHFTLLNIFNQWADSNYSQQFCHENFVQYKSLVRVRDIRDQLASLCDRVEVVIESLPNEVVPIQKAITAGYFYNTARLDKGGSYRTTKNNHTVYLHPSSGLIGMQPPPRFILYYELVLTSKEYMRQCMPIEGSWLSELAPHYFKKQEIDQMLGSASKIKMPKQVAQPTVGPVTS encoded by the exons ATGGATCTCAAACAGTACATCAACGACAATGTCGTGCGC ATGTTTGGCTCGTCCGACAGCGCAACCGTCGATTTTGTGCATTCGATGG CCATGTCCGCTAAGACTCCCGGTGACTTGTATAACTCGCTTCTCGGCATCGGCTTGGACGCGACTCCGGAGGCCCAGCAGTTTGCCACCCAGGTCCACTCCCTTGTCCCGCGGAAGAGCAAACCGAAAGCTCCCAAAGCCCAGAGCAAGGCGAACACACAAAAGTTCTCCCTTatcatggacgacgacgagccgtcgtcatccaagaagaagaagagcagcaagaaggacaaggatGGCGACCGCGACAATGGTGCCGTCAAGTTGGGGAGGTCATCACGCAAGCGGGAGACAGAGGGCAACTGGGAGTCGGATCCCGAGGATTACGAGCCTCCAAAACGTGCCCGTTTCGAGTCTCCACcacgcgacgaggagcccGAGGAGCCACCAGTAcccgaggagacggaggaggagcgtctCGAACGCGAGCGACAGGATGACCTCGCAGAACGAGACGCCTTCGCTGAGCGTATGAAGAATAAAGACAAAGACAGGACACGCAAGATCACGGTCgaccgcggcggcgacgaggagcaggcgcggaggatggcgctcgccgacgatcCAGAAAGCCGGCAGGCCGTGATGGGCGACTTGCGGCTGCGTTCACGCCAAGAGTACCTCAAGAAACGTGAAGcgcagcagctcgacctGTTAAAACTCGAGGTGCAGGACGAGAAGAATCTGTTCCGCGGACAGAAGCTTTCGAAGCGTGAGATcgaggagcacgagcgcaaggtcgagctgATCCGGATCATGGAGGAGCGACAAAAGATTGACGACGGGACAGACGGATACATGCTCCCAGACGATTATATCACGGAGCAGGGACGCCTCGACtcgaagaagcgcaagaacGCGCTGTACCAGCGCTatgaggagcgcaaggtcaaggGTGCGGACGGCGAGTTTGTGACCGACATCGACCAGTGGGAGGAAAGTCAGCGAGAGAAGACGAGCCTCGTTACGGGCGCGCTGGACAAGGAAATCATCGAAGACGAGTACGACTATGTGTTCGACGAAGCCCAGGGCATCCAGTTCTTACAAGAGGGCAAGATGGACGGGACGCTCACGGTCGAAGCGCAGGCGTTGCTCAAccaggtcgccgaggcggaaAAGAAGGCGCAATCAATCGAAGAGACACGCAAGTCGCTGCCAATTTACGATTTCCGTGACGaactcctcgacgccatccGTGACCACCAGGTGCTCATCGTCGTTGCCGAAACAGGCTCGGGCAAGACGACTCAGCTCCCACAGTACCTCCACGAAGCCGGGTACACACAGGGCGGACTGAAGGTGGGGTGCACGCAGCCTCGTCGTGTTGCCGCCATGTCGGTCGCTGCCCGTGTCGCGGAAGAGATGGGTGTGCGTCTTGGGCAAGAATGCGGCTACTCAGTGCGCTTCGAGGACATGACGTGCGACAAGACGGTGCTCAAGTACATGACCGATGGTAtgctgctgcgcgagtTCCTGACCGATCCCGAGTTGTCGACGTACTCGGCGATTatcatcgacgaggcgcacgAGCGGACATTGTCGACCGACATCCTCTTCGGCCTGGTCAAGGACATTGCTCGCTTCCGTCCagagctcaagctcctcatcTCGAGTGCCACGATGAACGCGCAAAAGTTCTCCGCCTTTTTTGACGAGGCACCCATTTTCGACGTTCCTGGCCGTCGTTTCCCCGTCGACATGTTCTACACCCAGCAGCCTGAGGCGAACTACATTCACGCCGCGGTGACGACCATCCTCCAGATCCACACGACACAGCCGAAGGGTGATATtcttctcttcctcacTGGTCAGGACGAGATTGAGGCCTGCGAGGAGAATCTCAAGGAGACTATGTACGCCTTGGGCGATAAGGTGCCGGAGCTCATTGTCGCGCCGATTTACGCCAACCTCCCCACCGAGCTGCAGACCAAGATCTTCGAACCGACGCCGGAGGGCGCACGCAAGGTTGTCCTCGCAACCAACATTGCCGAGACGTCCATCACCATCGACGGAGTCGTGTACGTCATCGACCCAGGATTCGTCAAGCAGAACAACTACAACCCGAAGACGGGCATGTCTtcgctcgtcgtcgagcccatctcgcgcgcgtcggctCAGCAGCGCGCTGGTCGTGCGGGCCGTGTTGGTCCAGGCAAGGCGTTCCGCTTGTACACCAAGTGGGCGTTCCGCAACGAGCTGCCGCAGGACACGATCCCCGAGATCCAGCGCACCAACCTCGCGATGGTTGTGCTGATGCTCAAGTCGCTAGGCATTAACGATATTCTCAACTTTGATTTCTTGGACAAACCCCCGGCTGAGACGATTATCCGCTCGTTTGAGATGCTAtacgcgctcggcgcgctcaaccACAAGGGCGAGTTGACGCGCCTGGGGCGACGCATGGCCGAGTTCCCTGTCGACCCGATGCTGAGCAAGGCGATTATCGGCAGTGAGGTGTACAAGTGCACGCACGAGGTGCTCATCATCGTGTCGATGGTGCAGGAGAGCGGTTCGCTTCTGTTCCGACCGAAAGACAAGCGCGTGCATGCGGACAAGGCGCACAAGAACTTCCAGAAGCCTGGTGGTGACCACTTCACGCTCCTCAACATCTTCAACCAGTGGGCCGACAGCAACTATAGCCAGCAGTTCTGCCACGAGAACTTTGTGCAGTACAAGTCGCTTGTGCGAGTCCGCGACATTCGGGACCAGCTCGCGTCGCTCTGCGACcgtgtcgaggtcgtcatcGAGAGCCTGCCCAACGAGGTTGTGCCTATCCAAAAGGCCATCACGGCCGGATACTTCTACAACACAGCCCGGCTGGACAAGGGCGGCAGCTACCGCACAACAAAGAACAACCACACCGTCTACCTCCACCCGTCGTCGGGCCTCATTGGGATGCAGCCCCCGCCCCGCTTCATCCTGTATTATGAGCTCGTGCTCACGAGCAAGGAGTACATGCGGCAGTGCATGCCCATCGAGGGGTCTTGGCTCTCCGAGCTCGCACCGCACTACTTTAAGAAGCAGGAGATTGACCAGATGCTCGGGAGCGCGAGCAAGATCAAGATGCCCAAGCAGGTTGCGCAGCCGACGGTTGGGCCGGTCACGTCGTGA
- a CDS encoding uncharacterized protein (Nuclear matrix protein NMP200), protein MFFCAISGSPPTNPVVSKTSGTVYEKALIERYIEENGTDPISGEALTMEDLVEVKAKPSTLPPRAATQTSIPALLTALQGEYDSIMLESLEIKKAFQAQRAELANALYREDAATRVIARLMAERDEARSALQSIQATVGVAAGGAEDVEMEAETSGPLPPSVEEKIMETNASLSAVRKKRKLAPGYANAEAVQGYTQTKSIGSMHGTKPPGVTALDLAADGKTVVTGGNDKVVQVYDLESDKVLGTLKGHTKAVTHVAFREKEGEALLAVSSGADKTVRFWGEKDGKWSAHGSIAAHKGDVTGLAVHPCGLYVSSASTDSTWMLHDIDTAKTIATYGAPEGVEGSFAYTSFATHPDGVLAAGGTKDGIVRVWDARQNSGPQAKLDSHPGKALSSVAFSENGYYLATGSAADNTVNVFDLRKLKLFSSWQLPTENVVTEVRFDPSAQFLSVAGTDLRVYANKSWNELLKFDDNNANLTAARFGKLGSEIVLAGLDRTVRILGAAA, encoded by the exons ATGTTCTTCTGTGCCA TCTCCGGATCTCCGCCTACGAACCCTGTCGTCTCCAAGACGTCGGGCACCGTCTACGAGAAGGCGCTGATCGAGCGGTACATTG AGGAGAATGGCACTGACCCGATCTCGGGAGAGGCGCTGACGATGGAGGATCTTGTGGAGGTCAAGGCCA AGCCGTccactctccctcctcgcgctgcgACGCAGACGTCGATCCCTGCGCTCCTCACTGCCCTCCAAGGAGAATATGACTCGATTAtgctcgagtcgctcgagATCAAGAAGGCTTTCCAGGCGCAGCGCGCAGAGCTCGCAAATGCGCTGTaccgcgaggacgcggcaACGCGCGTGATTGCGCGGTTGATGGCTGAGCGCGATGAGGCACGGAG cgcGCTGCAATCCATCCAGGCGACGGTCGGGGTCGCCGCTGGTGGGGCGGAGGatgtggagatggaggctGAGACCTCGGGGCCGCTTCCTCCATCCGTGGAGGAGAAGATTATGGAGACGAACGCATC cctcTCGGCAGTAcgcaagaagcgcaagctgGCGCCTGGATatgccaacgccgaggccgtccaGGGGTACACGCAGACCAAGTCGATCGGGTCGATGCACGGCACCAAGCCGCCAGGAGTGACTGCATTGGACCTTGCAGCGGACGGGAAGACGGTCGTTACTGGCGGCAACGACAAGGTTGTCCAAGTGTACGACCTGGAGAGCGACAAGGTGCTCGGCACGCTCAAGGGCCACACCAAGGCGGTGACTCACGTTGCGTtccgcgagaaggagggagaggcgcTGTTGGCCGTGTCGAGCGGTGCGGACAAGACCGTGCGGTTCTGGGGCGAGAAGGACGGGAAGTGGAGTGCACACGGCAGCATCGCTGCGCACAAGGGCGACGTCACAGGCCTGGCTGTGCACCCCTGCGGGTTGTACGTCTCGTCTGCGTCTACGGACAGCACCTGGATGCTGCACGACATTGACACGGCCAAGACTATCGCGACGTACGGTGCTCCCGAGGGTGTGGAGGGCAGCTTTGCATACACGTCCTTCGCGACACACCCCGAcggcgtgctcgccgcGGGCGGCACCAAGGACGGCATCGTGCGTGTGTGGGATGCGCGGCAGAACTCGGGACCtcaggccaagctcgactcgCACCCAGGAAAGGCGCTGTCGAGCGTCGCCTTCTCCGAAAACGGCTACTACCTCGCGACGGGCTCGGCAGCAGACAACACCGTCAACGTGTTCGACctgcgcaagctcaagctcttctcgagctggcAGCTCCCGACTGAAAACGTCGTCACAGAGGTCCGCTTCGACCCTTCGGCCCAGTTCCTCTCGGTTGCGGGCACTGACCTGCGCGTCTATGCCAACAAGTCGTGGaacgagctcctcaagtTTGACGACAACAACGCCAACCTCACAGCTGCACGCTttggcaagctcggcaGCGAGATCGTACttgccggcctcgaccgcaCGGTGCGCATCCTTGGGGCCGCCGCCTAG
- the CSK gene encoding uncharacterized protein (peptidyl-tyrosine autophosphorylation) has product MFSNLSWQDKQAFFALLDEYFESRPHLRPDASAGASSSASAPPVSFSSRPSSRPTPPAAPVRTGSNASGMSSPPEHSGAAATGSAATTGSAHSRQLGQAKGAFNDGMHKVTNNSTIKAGLGKVGAGGLAHKFGGGSTFKPTGNVPGPGERNLPPAPTRSVVGPPPQRNFGSAKGDTGAWASESQQAAPAPVYNSAGSARAVYDFDGGDANDLPLRAGEVVTIVAKTSPDWWTCRNAEGREGLVPGNYMTEL; this is encoded by the exons ATGTTCTCAAATCTAAGCTGGCAGG ACAAACAGGCCTTCTTCGCCCTTCTCGACGAGTACTTTGAGTCGCGCCCGCACCTGCGCCCCGACGCTAGCGCAggcgcctcctcttccgcctcGGCACCGCCCGTCTCATTCTCCTCCAGGCCCTCATCCCGTCCCACGCCCCCGGCCGCTCCGGTGCGGACAGGCTCCAACGCGTCTGGTATGTCGAGCCCGCCCGAGCACTCCGGGGCTGCGGCGACGGGCTCCGCAGCCACGACAGGCAGTGCGCATTCGCGGCAGTTGGGTCAGGCCAAAGGCGCGTTCAACGACGGCATGCACAAGGTTACGAACAACAGTACCATCAAGGCGGGCTTGGGGAAggtcggcgctggcgggCTCGCACACAAGTTTGGTGGCGGGAGCACATTCAAGCCGACGGGAAACGTCCCCGGTCCCGGAGAGCGAAACCTTCCCCCGGCGCCTACACGTAGTGTCGTCggaccgccgccgcagcgtAACTTCGGCAGCGCCAAGGGGGATACTGGGGCGTGGGCGTCGGAATCTCAGCAGGCGGCCCCGGCGCCCGTGTACAATTCGGCGGGGAGCGCGCGGGCGGTGTACGACTTCGATGGAGGG gacgCCAACGACCTGCCGCTGCGTGCGGGTGAGGTCGTCACGATCGTCGCCAAGACGTCACCCGACTGGTGGACGTGTCGCAATGCCGAGGGACGCGAGGGCCTCGTGCCTGGCAACTACATGACCGAGCTGTAG